TTGGATGCGTTTATGCGTTCACGTGGTGCCAGTGGGCCGTCATTTACGACGATTGTTTTAGGTGGTGCCCGAGCGGCGTTACCACATGGGGTAGCTTCAAATGCGCATCTCACGGCTGGACACTTGGTTACCCTTGACTTTGGCTACTTTTTAGATGGCTATACGTCAGACATGACGCGGACCTTCGCTTTGGGGACACCAGACGCCAAGCTTAAAACAGCCTATGAGGCTGTTCAAGCGGCGCAACAGGCCGTTGTGACCCAAGTGCGTCCCGGGGCCGTCAGCGCTGATTTAGACGCAGTTGGCCGGGAGATGTTAACGACCGCTGGGTATGGACCAGCCTTTAATCATGGCATGGGACACGGGATTGGCTTAGAGATTCATGAAGCTCCCCTGATTTCCACCAACAGCTCGGCGACGTTGGTCAGTGATAGTGTCGTGACCGTTGAACCGGGCGTGTATTTCCCTGGTCTTGGCGGGATTCGCATTGAAGATGATGTGTTAGTTACTGCGACTGGGCATGAACGTTTGACGCAAGCAACCCATGATTTAGTGATTTTATAGCCAAGACAGTTGCCACGGCGGCTTGGTCTTGTTATAGTAATAAAGATATCTTCATAGGAGGACTTTAAATGATTTCTACAGCAGATTTTAAAAATGGATTAACAATTGAAGTTGACAATGCAATTTGGCGTATCGTGGAATTCCAGCACGTTAAGCCAGGTAAGGGCGGCGCTTTCGTTCGTTCAAAGCTTAAGAATTTACGGACTGGTGCAGTTCAAGACAAGACTTTCCGGGCCGGTGCTAAGATGGAACAAGCCCCAATCGAAAAGAGTACGATGCAGTATTTGTACGCTGATGGGGACAGTTATGTCTTCATGAACACGGATACTTACGAACAAATTGAAATTCCTGGAGACAATATTCAAACTGAATTGAAGTTCTTGAAGGAAAACATGGAAGTTCAAGTAACGTTGTTCAACAGCGAAGTGTTAGGTATTGAATTACCTAACACAGTGACGCTAGAAGTTGCTGAAACAGAACCTGGGATTAAGGGTGACACCGCTTCTGGTGGTTCTAAACCAGCAACGCTTGAAACTGGTGCGATTATTCAAGTGCCATTCTTTGTTAAGGCTGGCGACAAGTTGATCGTTAATACTGTTGATAGCACGTACGTTTCTCGGGCTTAATTTACAAGTGCCGACAAACATGGAATTGGAGGAATGTCAAAATGGCTGATAGCAGCAATATTATGCTACAAAGCAAAGAACCCAGCTTAGGACAAATTCAAATTGCACCCGAAGTGCTTGAAATAATCGTTGGTATCGCGGTAAGCCAGATTGATGGTGTTAACCGGATGCGCGGTTCGATTTCTTCCAGTGTAAATGAGTTGTTCGGTCGTAAAAAGAGTCTGGGTAAAGGGGTTAAGTTAACGATTGTTGATGATCAAATCAGCGTCGATATCTACGCCTATTTGAATTACGGCGTTTCGGTACCCAAGGTTGCTTTAGCGATTCAAGATAAGGTTAAGCAACAAATCTTGTTTATGACTGATTTGGCGTTGAGTGAAGTTAACGTCCACATTACCGGGATTGTCACTGAAAAGACGGAGAGCGCAATTGATCCGAATAATCTTTTTGGTGAAACCAATCCAGAAACTGATAACGATGAAGATGGTGAAGAATCTTGAGTTTAACGCGTCACGAAATCCGAGAAAAAGCCTTTCAAGCTTTATTTGCCTTGAACGCTAATCCGGATGCTGATGAAAATCAGTTGTATCAACAATTGTTAAATCCTGAGGGCACAGTGGAACTAGAAATTCCTAGTTATCTAAGCACGTTGGTAACGGGCGTTCGCGACCATCAAACTGAACTAGACACTTTAATTCAACCGTATTTAAGTCAAGCTTGGTCGTTAGATCGACTTGCAAAGACCGATTTAATTATCTTACGGATTGCATTCTTTGAGTTGAAGTTTGCTGATGGTGTTCCAGCTAAAGTTGCTGTTAATGAGGCCATTGAATTAACTAAAACTTTCAGTGATGATCAATCACGTAAGTTTGTGAGTGGGGTCTTAGGCAAAGCCGTTAATGACGAAGCAATTTAAGCTAAATCCGAACAATA
This region of Lactobacillus sp. CBA3605 genomic DNA includes:
- the nusB gene encoding transcription antitermination factor NusB, producing the protein MSLTRHEIREKAFQALFALNANPDADENQLYQQLLNPEGTVELEIPSYLSTLVTGVRDHQTELDTLIQPYLSQAWSLDRLAKTDLIILRIAFFELKFADGVPAKVAVNEAIELTKTFSDDQSRKFVSGVLGKAVNDEAI
- a CDS encoding Asp23/Gls24 family envelope stress response protein, translating into MADSSNIMLQSKEPSLGQIQIAPEVLEIIVGIAVSQIDGVNRMRGSISSSVNELFGRKKSLGKGVKLTIVDDQISVDIYAYLNYGVSVPKVALAIQDKVKQQILFMTDLALSEVNVHITGIVTEKTESAIDPNNLFGETNPETDNDEDGEES
- the efp gene encoding elongation factor P; the protein is MISTADFKNGLTIEVDNAIWRIVEFQHVKPGKGGAFVRSKLKNLRTGAVQDKTFRAGAKMEQAPIEKSTMQYLYADGDSYVFMNTDTYEQIEIPGDNIQTELKFLKENMEVQVTLFNSEVLGIELPNTVTLEVAETEPGIKGDTASGGSKPATLETGAIIQVPFFVKAGDKLIVNTVDSTYVSRA
- a CDS encoding Xaa-Pro peptidase family protein codes for the protein MPSRIERLQQQFDQLKIDAFLVSSNGNLQYLTGMDDLAGAGYLLVLAHDTYLITDARYQTAFAKEYEHDHLVITRDYLAAVCELIAQTNTGVMGFEETLPYADYSYLDEYLVSDLVALSNVVEALRVVKSAAEIAKLRAAAQLADSGFGYVTSIVRPGMRECDVSNLLDAFMRSRGASGPSFTTIVLGGARAALPHGVASNAHLTAGHLVTLDFGYFLDGYTSDMTRTFALGTPDAKLKTAYEAVQAAQQAVVTQVRPGAVSADLDAVGREMLTTAGYGPAFNHGMGHGIGLEIHEAPLISTNSSATLVSDSVVTVEPGVYFPGLGGIRIEDDVLVTATGHERLTQATHDLVIL